A genomic segment from Sander vitreus isolate 19-12246 chromosome 3, sanVit1, whole genome shotgun sequence encodes:
- the apbb1 gene encoding amyloid beta precursor protein binding family B member 1, producing the protein MGGRDDEDMPYVVNKQKQDEELKNKLNDSSHWCDQESTGNNAKWVKEGQNQLRKVAENQQDQDHNCNISQNGNKDDFPHQNSTQEEQQGNEEQTKSPKIIMTPGLSQEESKNILNEPLLINTLESTEEKDKEREEDDKDKEKTSEEEEEETSGDTRGEVVAEEQSNVESQREGSVVGRNACLLFSNMNGTPNDEESSWPALSQDNPADSSPNGNRESFWDSSAFETDTDLPSGWMRVRDTSGTYYWHIPTGTTQWEPPSPLGKVGDSMMSSTMSLETTPCEETEESWAHLSSTDEGVGEGELWNEEGEVASDQSLKEFEGATLRYASINLNYNCSQSEEEEKLAPLCTDLETKCFAVRSLGWVEMSEEDMVPGKSSVAVNNCIRQLSYHKHNLHDTAGIWGEGKDMLMVLKNDTMNLIDPLGQTLLHAQPIGSIRVWGVGRDNGRDFAYVARDNLTQVLKCHVFRCDSPAKNIATSLHEMCSKIMMERKATKPGVSRLSSDPGNPVAIPIEEFPAPKNEPFQRFQVYYLGCEAVAKPVGMDIINDTLEAAIKGKDKNVWTPVSVNIAPATLTILSKQSEEVLSECRVRFLSFMGVGRDVHAFAFIMAEGPGDYTCHMFWCEPNAASLSEAVQAACMLRYQKCLDARPPSLSSCLPTPPADSVARRVKKGVQSLLGSFKSYRSGSQSP; encoded by the exons ATGGGTGGCCGTGATGATGAAGATATGCCTTATGTTgtgaacaaacaaaaacaagatgaaGAGCTAAAGAACAAGCTGAATGACAGCAGTCACTGGTGCGACCAGGAGTCCACTGGCAACAATGCCAAGTGGGTCAAAGAAGGCCAGAACCAGCTGCGGAAAGTAGCAGAGAACCAACAGGACCAGGACCATAACTGCAATATCAGCCAGAATGGGAACAAGGATGACTTCCCTCACCAGAACAGCACTCAGGAAGAACAACAGGGAAACGAGGAGCAGACCAAGTCCCCCAAAATAATAATGACCCCTGGTCTTAGTCAAGAGGAGTCCAAGAACATCCTCAATGAGCCGCTACTTATCAACACTCTGGAGTCTACAGAAGagaaagataaagagagagaagaagatgaTAAAGACAAGGAAAAGACatcagaggaggaagaagaagaaacatcaGGTGATACCAGAGGAGAGGTGGTGGCAGAAGAACAGAGTAACGTGGAGTCTCAGAGAGAGGGCAGTGTTGTGGGGAGAAATGCCTGCCTCCTGTTCTCCAACATGAATGGGACACCAAATGACGAAGAGTCCAGCTGGCCTGCACTGTCTCAGGACAACCCAGCTGACAGCTCTCCAAATGGCAACAGAG AGTCCTTTTGGGATTCCAGTGCCTTTGAGACCGACACAGACCTGCCTTCAGGATGGATGAGGGTGCGAGATACATCAGGCACATACTACTGGCACATCCCCACAGGCACCACCCAGTGGGAGCCTCCTTCACCCCTGGGTAAAGTTGGTGACTCCATGATGTCCTCGACTATGTCCCTGGAGACTACACCCTGTGAGGAGACTGAA GAATCCTGGGCTCACCTTTCCAGCACAGATGAAGGAGTTGGTGAAGGGGAACTGTGGAAT gaggagggagaggttGCATCTGATCAAAGTCTGAAGGAGTTTGAAGGGGCAACTCTACGCTATGCATCCATCAACCTGAA TTACAATTGCTCCCAGtctgaggaagaagagaagcTCGCTCCACTCTGCACAGATTTAGAAACTAAG TGTTTTGCAGTGCGTTCTCTGGGCTGGGTAGAGATGTCTGAGGAGGACATGGTTCCTGGCAAGAGCAGTGTTGCTGTCAACAACTGCATCAGGCAGCTCTCTTATCACAAACACAACCTTCATGACACTGCCGGTATCTGGGGAGAG GGTAAGGACATGCTGATGGTCCTGAAGAATGACACTATGAACTTGATCGACCCACTGGGCCAGACTCTGCTTCATGCTCAGCCCATTGGCAGCATCCGTGTTTGGGGTGTTGGCAGAGACAACGGCAG GGATTTTGCTTATGTGGCTCGAGACAACCTGACTCAAGTTCTGAAGTGTCATGTTTTCCGCTGTGACTCACCTGCCAAGAACATAGCCACCAGCTTACATGAGATGTGTTCAAAG ATAATGATGGAGAGAAAGGCGACCAAGCCAGGGGTGAGCAGGCTCAGCTCTGACCCGGGTAACCCTGTGGCCATCCCCATTGAAG AGTTTCCTGCTCCGAAAAATGAACCCTTCCAGCGCTTCCAGGTTTATTACCTTGGTTGCGAGGCTGTGGCTAAGCCAGTTG GTATGGATATAATCAATGACACGCTTGAGGCAGCAATTAAAGGCAAAGATAAAAATGTCTGGACTCCTGTCTCAGTGAATATCGCACCAGCCACCCTCACAATACTTTCAAAACAG agtgaGGAGGTTCTGTCAGAGTGCAGGGTGCGTTTCCTGTCTTTCATGGGTGTGGGAAGGGACGTCCACGCCTTTGCTTTCATCATGGCAGAGGGTCCCGGAGATTACACCTGTCACATGTTTTGGTGCGAACCCAACGCAGCGAGTCTGAGCGAGGCTGTACAGGCGGCATGCATG CTTCGTTACCAGAAATGTTTGGATGCACGTCCGCCCAGCCTGTCCTCCTGTTTGCCCACTCCTCCTGCTGACTCTGTGGCTCGACGGGTCAAGAAGGGGGTGCAGAGTCTGCTGGGCAGCTTTAAGAGCTACAGGTCAGGCTCCCAATCCCCTTGA